From Nymphalis io chromosome 10, ilAglIoxx1.1, whole genome shotgun sequence, a single genomic window includes:
- the LOC126771441 gene encoding apoptosis-resistant E3 ubiquitin protein ligase 1 isoform X2 — MWQFEDSEICSIGMIHPSHSRHSGLSLLSGMSTFSGISTLSGCGSPENMERLPELPASEERRLRRAAHVLQQRLVLRQWLATHKLQHAYSKLLSLDVSSLEDVYWLEDTTARHVIDPKDFNAWSAARQSLPTGKEALQSLKSDLWSAVVKNSKHQDAWTWGGMLVVSISVCGLVTLAAMTQPSLAPEAKHSLLQYVTGKYLHPPSCKVEWGWEEPQAVGDTMCFTVFCFQRNGQPYPICDTDELVVNISHGTRKITAVVELGSGDPAKANIARVKFTVRTAGVYIINILIGGQVGAGGPFRKWFLAGRVQARRSRVGRAHGALVCTAQRARHLHVHPRDRFDNPATLDRPADQGFSVELAPLGGAPEPALAAAATFEYDAVNQRVSLALCFPRAGVFRAAVYYERVPLLNGEFDCIVLTAGDAASVQRQLGARRGASFEARVVGARARRVLCCLSAKQLLVKDYILRFIPKRITSFRLCPSTRLQLAARADGAGPAGELTLDDGVQPALRLWSAERDLLAAAFTQLLLANCGGEDGFKNKQDFFYSEVRKAHARHPHEKLALRVNRADLVRSSLKATRHFTLADWCKNFDVSFQGEQGVDWGGVRREWFSQLCAQLFDAKFGLFVSCQDSPAGLVHPNPDRPPHLKLKHFEFAGKIMGKCLYESALGGAYRQLVRARLARSFLAQIIGLRVHYKYFEQDDPELYLSKIKYILETDLDAPDSLPEIYFSDDVYDSTGKFIETRDLVPNGASIRVRNDNKLQYLDALAQWRLAARWRPETDAFLRGLTLLVPDNLLAIFDENELELLACGTDEVCVSDWRAHALLAGAGRDWQRRLAWLWAAVGSFSAEERARLLQFTTGCAQLPPGGFQELNPRFQITAAPTFGALPTAHTCFNQLCLPDYDSYEQLVRALLWAINEGGEGFGMI; from the exons GCTTCTCAGCTTGGACGTTTCCTCCTTAGAAGATGTGTACTGGTTGGAAGATACGACCGCCAGACACGTGATCGATCCGAAAGACTTCAACGCGTGGTCCGCAGCGAGACAGAGTTTGCCAACAGGCAAGGAGGCGCTCCAGTCTCTCAAGTCGGACTTGTGGAGTGCGGTCGTTAAAAATAGCAAACATCAAGATGCTTGGACTTGGG GTGGCATGCTAGTAGTCTCTATCTCAGTATGCGGGCTGGTCACTTTGGCTGCTATGACGCAGCCTTCACTGGCTCCTGAGGCTAAACATTCTCTTCTGCAATATGTCACTGGAAAGTACTTACATCCACCAAGTTGTAAG GTGGAATGGGGTTGGGAAGAACCCCAGGCTGTTGGAGACACGATGTGCTTTACAGTGTTCTGCTTCCAACGTAATGGTCAGCCGTACCCCATATGTGACACTGATGAGCTGGTTGTCAATATTTCGCACGGGACTAGGAAG ATAACGGCGGTAGTGGAGCTCGGCTCGGGGGACCCGGCGAAGGCGAACATCGCGCGCGTCAAGTTCACCGTCCGCACGGCCGGCgtgtacattattaatatattaatag GCGGGCAGGTGGGCGCGGGCGGCCCGTTCCGCAAGTGGTTCCTGGCGGGGCGCGTGCAGGCGCGGCGCTCGCGCGTGGGCCGCGCGCACGGCGCGCTCGTGTGCACGGCGCAGCGCGCGCGCCACCTGCACGTGCACCCGCGCGACCGCTTCGACAACCCCGCCACGCTGGACCGGCCCGCCGACCAG GGCTTCTCCGTGGAGCTGGCCCCGCTGGGCGGCGCGCCCGAGCCGGCGCTGGCCGCGGCCGCCACCTTCGAGTACGACGCCGTCAACCAGCGCGTGAGCCTGGCGCTCTGCTTCCCACGCGCCGGCGTGTTCCGCGCCGCCGTCTACTACGAGCGCGTGCCGCTGCTCAACGGGGAGTTCGACTGCATCGTGCTCACGG CGGGCGACGCGGCGTCGGTGCAGCGGCAGCTgggcgcgcggcgcggcgcgtcGTTCGAGGCGCGCGTGGTGggcgcgcgcgcgcggcgcgtgCTGTGCTGCCTGAGCGCCAAGCAGCTGCTCGTGAAGGACTACATCCTGCGCTTCATCCCCAAGCGCATCACGTCGTTCCGCCTGTGCCCGTCCACGCGCCTGCAGCTGGCGGCGCGCGCGGACGGCGCGGGCCCGGCCGGCGAGCTGACGCTGGACGACGGCGTGCAGCCCGCGCTGCGCCTGTGGAGCGCCGAGCGCGACCTGCTGGCCGCCGCCTTCACGCAGCTGCTGCTCGCCAACTGCGGCGGCGAGGACGGCTTCAAG AACAAGCAGGACTTCTTCTACAGCGAGGTGCGCAAGGCGCACGCGCGGCACCCGCACGAGAAGCTGGCGCTGCGCGTGAACCGCGCCGACCTGGTGCGCTCGAGCCTGAAGGCGACGCGCCACTTCACGCTGGCCGACTGGTGCAAAAACTTCGACGTGAGCTTCCAGGGGGAGCAGG GCGTGGACTGGGGCGGCGTGCGTCGCGAGTGGTTCTCCCAGCTGTGCGCGCAGCTGTTCGACGCTAAGTTCGGGCTGTTCGTGTCGTGCCAGGACTCTCCGGCCGGCCTCGTGCACCCCAACCCCGATCGGCCGCCGCACCTCAAG CTGAAGCACTTCGAGTTCGCGGGCAAGATCATGGGCAAGTGCCTGTACGAGAGCGCGCTGGGCGGCGCCTACCGCCAGCTCGTGCGCGCGCGCCTGGCCAGGTCCTTCCTCGCGCAGATCATCGGCCTGCGCGTGCACTACAAG tatttcgAACAAGACGATCCCGAATTATATTtgtccaaaattaaatatattctcgaAACGGACCTGGACGCCCCGGATTCCCTGCCGGAGATCTACTTCTCGGACGACGTGTACGACTCCACGGGAAAATTTATCGAGACCCGCGACCTCGTGCCCAACGGTGCCTCGATACGG GTGCGCAACGACAACAAGCTGCAGTACCTGGACGCGCTGGCGCAGTGGCGGCTGGCGGCGCGCTGGCGGCCCGAGACGGACGCGTTCCTGCGCGGGCTGACGCTGCTGGTGCCCGACAACCTGCTGGCCATCTTCGACGAGAACGAGCTGGAGCTGCTGGCGTGCGGCACGGACGAGGTGTGCGTGTCGGACTGGCGCGCGCACGCGCTGCTGGCGGGCGCGGGGCGCGACTGGCAGCGCCGCCTGGCGTGGCTGTGGGCGGCCGTGGGCAGCTTCAGCGCCGAGGAGCGCGCGCGCCTGCTGCAGTTCACCACGGGCTGCGCGCAGCTGCCGCCCGGCGGCTTCCAGGAGCTCAACCCGCGCTTCCAGATCACGGCGGCGCCCACGTTCGGCGCGCTGCCCACGGCGCACACGTGCTTCAACCAGCTGTGCCTGCCCGACTACGACTCGTACGAGCAGCTCGTGCGCGCGCTGCTGTGGGCCATCAACGAGGGCGGCGAGGGCTTCGGCATGATCTGA